Proteins encoded together in one Telopea speciosissima isolate NSW1024214 ecotype Mountain lineage chromosome 6, Tspe_v1, whole genome shotgun sequence window:
- the LOC122665535 gene encoding uncharacterized protein LOC122665535, protein MNHLHRLLRKDAPPWSSVHTQAVKDLKALAQSLPTLQIPSTGLRILQSDASDTQWGAVLLEESSNKIRRICRYRSGMFKSSEQHYHSTFKEILAVRRGIEKFQFFLIGHTF, encoded by the coding sequence ATGAATCATCTTCACCGACTCCTCAGAAAGGATGCACCACCCTGGTCCTCTGTTCATACCCAGGCAGTTAAAGATCTGAAAGCCCTGGCTCAGTCCTTGCCAACTCTACAGATCCCATCTACAGGACTTCGTATTCTACAGTCCGATGCCAGTGATACCCAATGGGGTGCGGTTCTACTTGAAGAATCATCAAACAAGATACGACGTATATGCAGATACCGTAGTGGCATGTTCAAATCATCCGAACAACACTACCATTCCACATTCAAAGAGATTCTTGCAGTCCGTCGTGGAATTGAGAAATTTCAGTTCTTTCTTATAGGCCATACATTCTAA
- the LOC122665536 gene encoding cysteine-rich receptor-like protein kinase 10, which translates to MPYVSRTIMLCFDCKLLFFVSSIFIYLDLSTAQQPILVYNYCDGNNYTTNSPFNFTLNCLISSLSSASLTNRFYNTTAGQNLDTVYGLFLCRGDVTSEVCQSCISTASKEIMQGCLVEEIAIIWYDKCMLRYSTSYIFSNLEETPQVAEFDPENVNDSEQFNQILGVLMNNLVSQASSLSSPDMFVTGKENVTTFQTIYGLVQCTPDISHSDCNRCLLGALAQIPDCCNGSKAAGVYRPSCNLMYSIDAFFQDGSAPPPSSTDTNSRDRKKSNTLHIVLIITIPTVVIVILLFIMCFFYLQRKNRKRKDNFMDEITNAESLQFSFSSITTATNNFSDANKLGVGGFGIVYKGTLPDGQEIAVKRLSRNSTQGEVEFKNEVALLAKLQHRNLVRLLGFCLEGEEKQLIYEFVPNRSLDYFLFDPMKSADLKWERRYRIIEGIARGLLYLHEDSQFRIIHRDLKPSNILLDADMNPKISDFGMARLVLMDQTRHNTSKIVGTFGYMPPEYAVRGLFSVKSDAFSFGVILLEIVSGKKISSFYLTYDGQTHLEYAWRLWLDGKGLEFIDPLLKDSCPTTEVLKCLLIGLLCVQEDAMSRPTMSSVAVMLKKRLDALPQPRQPAFLIGSSNVQSDVSSASTKTPSITLSSFSAR; encoded by the exons ATGCCATATGTAAGCAGAACCATTATGCTTTGTTTCGACTGCAAATtgctcttctttgtttcttcaatcttcatatATTTGGATCTCAGCACAGCTCAACAACCCATCTTGGTTTACAACTACTGTGACGGCAATAATTACACTACTAATAGTCCATTTAATTTCACTCTCAACTGTCTCATCTCTTCGTTATCCTCTGCTTCATTGACGAATCGATTCTATAATACCACAGCTGGGCAGAATCTAGATACAGTTTATGGCCTCTTCCTTTGCAGAGGTGATGTTACATCTGAAGTATGCCAGAGTTGCATCAGTACAGCTTCTAAAGAGATCATGCAAGGTTGCCTTGTCGAGGAGATAGCGATTATATGGTATGACAAATGCATGTTACGGTACTCTACCAGTTACATATTTTCCAATCTCGAAGAAACTCCACAAGTTGCTGAATTTGATCCTGAAAATGTTAATGATTCGGAGCAGTTTAATCAGATATTAGGTGTTCTGATGAACAACCTTGTGTCTCAGGCTTCGTCACTTTCTTCGCCCGACATGTTTGTTACTGGAAAAGAGAACGTTACGACATTTCAGACGATATATGGGCTAGTGCAGTGCACTCCTGACATTTCTCATAGTGATTGTAATAGATGCCTACTAGGAGCTCTTGCTCAGATTCCGGATTGTTGCAATGGAAGTAAAGCTGCAGGTGTTTATCGACCCAGTTGTAATTTGATGTACAGCATAGATGCCTTCTTTCAAGATGGGTCAGCTCCCCCACCTTCTTCAACAGACACAAATTCCAGAGACA GAAAGAAGAGCAATACACTTCATATTGTGCTTATCATCACTATCCCAACAGTTGTAATAGTGATACTTCTCTTTATCATGTGCTTCTTCTATTTACAGAGGAAAAACCGCAAGCGAAAAGACAATT TTATGGATGAGATTACAAATGCTGAGTCATTGCAATTCAGCTTCAGTTCAATAACAACTGCCACAAATAACTTCTCCGACGCTAATAAGCTTGGGGTAGGCGGATTTGGTATTGTTTACAAG GGTACACTACCAGACGGACAAGAAATAGCTGTTAAGAGACTATCCAGAAACTCCACACAGGGTGAAGTAGAATTTAAGAATGAGGTGGCATTATTAGCAAAGCTTCAGCACAGGAATCTTGTTAGACTCTTAGGTTTCTGcttggaaggagaagaaaagcaaTTAATCTATGAATTCGTCCCCAACCGAAGTCTTGATTACttcctttttg ATCCAATGAAAAGTGCAGATTTGAAGTGGGAAAGGCGTTATAGAATCATAGAAGGGATTGCTCGAGGACTTCTTTATCTTCATGAAGATTCTCAATTTAGGATTATTCATCGGGATCTTAAACCAAGCAATATTTTGCTTGATGCAGACATGAATCCAAAAATTTCGGATTTTGGCATGGCAAGACTAGTTTTGATGGATCAGACACGACACAACACTAGCAAAATTGTTGGTACATT TGGATACATGCCCCCAGAATATGCTGTAAGGGGTTTATTTTCAGTGAAGTCTGATGCCTTCAGCTTTGGTGTGATCTTGCTTGAGATTGTAAGTGGGAAAAAGATTAGCAGTTTCTACCTCACATATGATGGTCAGACCCACCTTGAATAT GCCTGGAGACTATGGCTTGATGGCAAGGGTCTGGAGTTCATAGATCCTTTATTAAAGGACTCATGCCCAACAACCGAAGTTCTGAAATGCCTCCTCATAGGGCTTTTGTGTGTTCAAGAAGATGCCATGTCCAGACCCACCATGTCATCTGTAGCTGTGATGTTGAAGAAGAGACTAGATGCCCTGCCTCAACCTAGACAACCTGCATTCCTTATAGGGAGCAGCAATGTGCAGTCAGATGTATCTTCAGCGAGTACGAAAACTCCTTCAATAACCCTTTCTAGTTTTTCTGCTAGATGA